The Brassica napus cultivar Da-Ae chromosome C1, Da-Ae, whole genome shotgun sequence DNA segment TCTAcacaattaattataaaatggtGTACATATTAATGGTGTACATAATAACGGTGTACAGAGTTTCGTCTGTACACCAAGTAATGTACATCAGATCTTGTACACCAGGTCATGTACACCAGATCAATACTATTGATTATAAAATGGTGTGCCATATTAATTGTGTACCATATTAATGGTGTACACAATTTCGTCTGTACACCTTATCTTGTACACCATTAGACAATAAATACCATAAGTATTTAGAAAAGATAAACACCATAAGTTCCAACACTGACACTACAAAATAACTCCCACAGTGACAATATGCATATGTACACGTTCGCAAAATAAATTAGTTCATACGACACGATTCTTTGTTATCAAACAAAGTATATTCTTCCcttcaaaacccatcatggtAGGGGTTCGTTACGTGACTTTTTGTTGTGACCTGTTGTGGAACACCTGATACAtttgtttagtttctttttcttcGGACCTTCTTATTATTCGGACCTTTTTCAATACCGCCGGGAACGCTCCTCGACGTCCCTATGTAATCTCTACCATCATCTATGTAATCTTCAAATGATGATGTAGATTTCTCATTTGAAGTACGCTGCTTCTTTCCAGCTGACCCACTGCCTTTTCTCGAAGATTTGTCCACTGACTTTGCTCCCACTCCCGTTTTTGGAGCCATCTCACCACGCATACCTACATATTTTGTGTTCGTACGCCCATCTGCCCCTCCTTCCCCATCTTTCCCATCGTCTCATTCACAGtttcttaaaacaaaatcattCCAACCATTGCAATCATAATCTTCCTCATCCTATTCATCCTATTCATCCTCTTCATACTCTTCACCCTCGTCTtcattgtcttcctcctcctcttcatcatcttcctgAACCTCACAATCTTTGTTGTCCACCTTCTCCTCGACTTTGCTGGCTGTCGCAGCCCTGTTCGACAATTCGAAAGATTTCGCAGCATAAACAGCTTCTATTTCTTCAACATGCCTCATAATAGTATCATCGTCAAGCACATCTGTTTCACACTCTTCCATCTCATTACCAGTGACGGCATCCACCTCACCTACAACAACACCTGATGTACTTCCATCTCGCAGCTCATTCATGTCATCAACTCCATTACCAGTGCCAACGCATCCCCTCGGCCTTAGGAATACCAGTTTCCCATCAACTATCTCCCtaaatgtaacaaaaaaaattgctgACTTGTCTACCTTCCGGACCGAAGTAAATATTTTGAAGTCCTCAGGGTTGGAAATTTGAAGTGGATACTGGCTTTCATCCGTCACAGCAGATGCAGCGCCATGAAGCCAATACGAGAGCTCAACGATAAGAGACGCTCCTATGAGGCCGTATTCctctatgtttttttgtttaagcaTATCTACACCGGTTATAAGCTCCACATCGATTGCCCTGCTCATTCTGTCGTTGTCAATCTTGAAATCCCAATCACCATTGTCGTACTGAATCCACCTCCCAGCCATGACAACGATATAAAAATGATGAACACCTACAACAAAACCCAACTTTACTATAACCAAATTAAGCAAAAGACGCAATAAATGAAGATTCCTTAAACAAACATTGGATATCCGAAGACAAAATTTGTAATAAATGAACTTCGCCATTACTACATTGTAATAAATGATGTGGTGTATGGCATGTTGGATTCATTACCTTGGTTGTCTTCGCAGCATGTATCCGCCTTCGAATTGCCTTCTTCGTCATAATTTTTGAAGCTAATCATACCACCAATGCCACTTTACAACCTTATTTCTCTGATGTCTGCAACAATAGCAAAATCGACACCTTCCCAAAGAGATAAGGTTCGTCGCTTTTTATTAGCCAAattactgtaatattttttttaattaaccaCAATTAATGCTCTCCAAACCAAGCACTTAGTTTTACTCATTTCGCCACTGTGTCACTCATATTTCCCGGGCAAAATACAGTGAAAGTAGGTCGATTTGTTGGGCAATTTGGCCCAAAATAAAAGCTTAAACTCATTTTTTTCGTTTTAAACttgctttttttaaaaaaaattgcatggTGTACACGTGCTCGTCGCGCGCGCATGTCGGAATAAAACGAACATGTTTCTTTTGGCAAAATCTCTGCGGGTCCCACTAACAACTTATCAAGTTTATTGggaaaaaagttaaaattgtaTGCCAAATATTCTCTCTTGTCCAATTTCTCGATTCAAACTCAAAGTGACCCAACTAGTTAATTAGAGACTCAAAGTTGCCCTATTTGGTAATTTccctttaaatttaaatataaaatgaaaagaaaaagagatggTCTAATTCGGATTTTTTTGGACCCTAACTTCTGATCCTTCAACTTCTGAACATTACTTTAGAGCTCTCAGCATAACCTAGATTCCTCCAATTAGGGAAAGTTTAAGGTATTAGATTTTGCAGCAAAGAAATCCAGCGATGAGTCGTGGAAATTACAAGAACCCGTGTTTGACTATGCATCAGCCATGGGCTTCGCTTCTAGTCCATGGTATTAAGCGCATCGAAGGCAGGTCCTGGCCTGCGCCGATTCGAGGTAGAAACCTGAATTTATCTCAAACAATCATATCCCGATTTTGAACTCTGTGTTTCGTATTAGATTTAGCTTTGTATTGTTTAGTTGCATCAACGCCGACCGTAACAGCACAGGTTTCAGAGTTGCTGTTGAGATAATCGGGATCagaataaaactatatacaccGATATTACGAGAATCTGAATCTGATATAACGCTTATGTCTCTAAAGGACAAAATCCTATCCCTGATTTTGAACTCTGAATTTTGCTGGCTGTGTCTGGGATTTGCGTTTTGTGATGTAAGATAAAACTCAGAATTTCGAAACAGGGTTTCAATAATTTGAATTTAGAATAAAAACTTCACCCAGAAATTGAGCTTTGTATGAAAGAATTTGTGTTTGATTGGATACGTTAATCAGTTCTAAAATGATGgaatttttttaccttttatagGTCGTCTATGGATTCATGCTGCTAGTAAAGTTCCTGATGAAGCTACAATCAAAGCAATGGAAGCGTTTTATCAAGAAATTTACACTCTTGACGGGATCACCGATATTCAATTTCCCCAGCATTACCCAGTTTCAAGATTAATAGGTATTTTTACTAAAGATTAATAAGTTTTTGTTTAGATCTTGCGTATTTGAATTGCATAGGTCAATGTTTGAGTCTAAGGTGGGCCAGATTCGCATGGATATTATATGATTCGGTTTTGCTCGTATAGGATGTGTGGATGTTGTTGGCTGTGTCAGCTGCGATGAACTTAAGAACTGGGAGGCTTTATCTCAAGGGGTAGAACAATTTTGTTGTCTTCTTACTGTATTTCTGttctttaaatattaaatcCCTTCCTTGTCGATATTTCAATAGTATAATGAGCAAACCATAAATGTTTTCTGTATAACAGGTGAGGCTTGAAGGACAAACCGATTTTTGTTGGCTATGTGAGAAGCCACAGGTGAATACTCACTTCATCTTTTGTTTTTACAGTTTTATTTTGATAAGCTATCGATCATTTGTTTCCATGTCTCTAGAAACTGATTATTCCGTTTGAGATGCGCGGCTACCAGGGAGTTTATAACTTAGAAAATAAGGTAATAAACTAAGTTTAACGCATACGATTTGGGGTGCGTAGAGTAGCAACATTTACTtgctgtttttatttatttaatgaaacaGATTCATGCCGTGGCAGCGAGAGGTCTTACGCGTTCCCAAACTCCTTTTGCGGTGAAATTCCCGCTTCCAGACCCAACATGCACCTTTTCTTTAAAACCGGGTTCTGTTTCCTCTACAACACAATTGAAGAAAAGACTTAACACAGAACAGCTTCACAGTCTCACAGCTGCAATTGCGGGCGCACGAGCAGCGGCTACACAATTTTTTAACAAGGGAGAATGTCCCCGAACCGATGATACCAGTGACTACATAACTAAAAGCCAGAGCATAGCTACTGAAGACGATGCAGAGTCTCTATATAACCCGGTTGATGGTTCTGACCATACCACAAATATGGAAGAAGGATGTAGCAGAAACTGCAACAAAGTGGAAGATCACACA contains these protein-coding regions:
- the LOC106443302 gene encoding uncharacterized protein LOC106443302; the protein is MSRGNYKNPCLTMHQPWASLLVHGIKRIEGRSWPAPIRGRLWIHAASKVPDEATIKAMEAFYQEIYTLDGITDIQFPQHYPVSRLIGCVDVVGCVSCDELKNWEALSQGVRLEGQTDFCWLCEKPQKLIIPFEMRGYQGVYNLENKIHAVAARGLTRSQTPFAVKFPLPDPTCTFSLKPGSVSSTTQLKKRLNTEQLHSLTAAIAGARAAATQFFNKGECPRTDDTSDYITKSQSIATEDDAESLYNPVDGSDHTTNMEEGCSRNCNKVEDHTKSTVNYSVEYSKRSVATRRADRNTSVGERRFDPGTARIMAAAIRNLKPSS